In one window of Bemisia tabaci chromosome 6, PGI_BMITA_v3 DNA:
- the LOC109044365 gene encoding enhancer of split mbeta protein has protein sequence MLHETLITSVDSQPMSRTFQYKKIMKPMLERKRRARINHCLDQLKELMVTALQAEGENISKLEKADILELTVQHLHKLRRQQRLASNPVIDSDRFRSGFTHCATEVSKCLATIPGVDIHLGTKLMTHLGHRLNDLDMLTPLSVRVPESASASPAPSSSSSSYSLPPSPPVSTPSSSPTPSTQHLLKVYEKCPASPEPVWRPW, from the exons ATGTTGCACGAAACCCTTATCACCTCTGTTGACTCTCAACCCATGTCAAGGACTTTCCAATACAAAAAG ATTATGAAACCAATGTTGGAACGCAAGCGTCGCGCTCGCATCAACCACTGTCTGGACCAACTCAAGGAGCTGATGGTAACCGCCCTCCAGGCCGAGGGTGAGAACATCTCCAAGCTCGAGAAGGCCGACATCCTGGAACTGACCGTCCAGCACCTCCACAAGCTGCGCCGTCAGCAGCGCCTCGCTTCCAACCCCGTCATCGACTCGGACAGATTCCGCTCCGGGTTCACCCACTGCGCCACGGAAGTCTCCAAGTGCCTGGCCACCATCCCCGGCGTGGACATCCACCTGGGCACGAAACTCATGACCCACTTGGGACATCGCCTCAACGACCTCGACATGCTCACCCCGCTGTCCGTGCGAGTACCCGAAAGTGCCTCAGCATCCCCGGCACCCAGCTCCTCGAGCTCCTCGTACTCGCTGCCACCCTCACCACCCGTATCAACCCCATCATCATCGCCGACCCCCAGCACGCAGCACCTCCTCAAGGTCTACGAGAAGTGCCCCGCGTCACCCGAGCCCGTCTGGCGGCCGTGGTAA